Proteins encoded by one window of Thermococcus sp. Bubb.Bath:
- a CDS encoding type II toxin-antitoxin system RelE/ParE family toxin — MSGTWSSMSFENKVLISKKALKELSSLPETERKLLKDRISKLTFFPLARLDVQKIKGYANVYRLRVGEYRVIFEYNKNEHAVKVLKVRKRENVY; from the coding sequence TTGAGTGGGACGTGGTCAAGCATGAGCTTTGAGAACAAAGTTCTGATAAGCAAAAAAGCGCTAAAAGAGCTCTCCTCCCTACCAGAGACGGAGAGAAAGCTTCTCAAGGATCGAATATCCAAGCTCACCTTCTTTCCTCTCGCTCGTCTGGACGTTCAAAAGATTAAGGGCTACGCAAACGTCTACCGCCTCAGGGTTGGAGAGTACAGGGTAATCTTTGAGTACAACAAAAATGAACACGCTGTAAAGGTTTTGAAGGTTAGAAAGCGGGAGAATGTGTACTGA
- a CDS encoding DUF530 family protein: MTTTEELVAQVNKILDDIGIDMAGLFEEPNIPVLSYTLQKNLTLLSELEGELERRVGETTPSTGGVSEKSRDPHLQWIYRKKRNRVLALERLRASITAHRMALSTITANYEFRLGKTPIPVEGLKKEELGKVKVIKKPITLGRLEILPHLAYSGDVLRLLARENLSVRERFKGIKGRLRERGTVQTKGLRIEVEYWENNRLKKARLDLPADSDIEGELRKRYGRRFRWRVLSFVKTRGVLINNHYTVDNLALAYAILDPKSGAEKLGLDLFRYYFLTSSTEREGLGIYPDMRLCIDCHYSIFDLPFREEPDFRTGYGSMMIIRKCEMEELLKGRRVDINRIPNYLLGGVLLYGMSPWDEKKVSELLGIPEKELEEAIRRFVLSGLHTTLFADTEKFRKFMPKSDRAKQFLELLQG; the protein is encoded by the coding sequence ATGACGACGACGGAAGAACTCGTCGCGCAGGTCAACAAGATACTTGACGATATCGGGATAGACATGGCCGGGTTATTCGAGGAACCCAACATCCCTGTCCTCTCCTACACCCTGCAGAAGAACCTCACGCTCCTGTCTGAGCTGGAGGGGGAGCTTGAGAGACGCGTTGGGGAAACAACACCCTCAACCGGCGGGGTATCTGAGAAAAGCCGCGACCCTCACCTTCAGTGGATATACCGAAAGAAGAGGAACAGGGTTCTTGCACTCGAAAGGCTCAGGGCGTCTATAACAGCCCACAGGATGGCCCTCTCCACAATAACAGCAAACTACGAGTTCCGCCTAGGAAAGACACCAATTCCAGTGGAGGGGCTGAAGAAAGAGGAACTCGGAAAGGTAAAGGTCATCAAAAAGCCAATAACACTGGGGAGGCTTGAGATACTCCCCCATCTGGCATACTCAGGGGACGTGCTCCGCCTGCTCGCGAGGGAGAACCTCTCGGTCAGGGAGAGGTTCAAGGGCATAAAGGGAAGACTGAGGGAAAGGGGCACGGTTCAGACAAAGGGTCTGAGGATTGAAGTTGAATACTGGGAGAACAACAGGCTGAAGAAGGCCCGGCTGGACCTCCCCGCGGACTCCGATATAGAGGGGGAACTGAGGAAGCGCTACGGCAGACGGTTCCGCTGGAGGGTTCTGAGCTTCGTCAAGACCAGGGGGGTTCTCATAAACAACCACTACACCGTGGACAATCTGGCCCTCGCGTACGCCATCCTCGACCCAAAGAGCGGGGCCGAAAAGCTGGGCCTCGACCTGTTCCGCTACTACTTCCTCACATCCTCCACTGAGAGGGAAGGGCTGGGTATCTACCCTGATATGAGGCTCTGCATAGACTGCCACTACTCGATATTCGACCTGCCGTTCAGGGAAGAGCCCGACTTCAGGACAGGATACGGCAGCATGATGATAATCAGGAAGTGCGAGATGGAGGAACTCCTGAAGGGCAGGAGAGTGGACATAAACAGGATTCCCAACTACCTACTCGGGGGGGTTCTCCTGTACGGAATGAGCCCGTGGGATGAGAAGAAGGTCTCGGAGCTCCTTGGAATACCCGAGAAGGAGCTCGAAGAGGCCATAAGGAGGTTCGTGCTGTCCGGTCTCCACACGACCCTGTTCGCAGACACGGAGAAGTTCAGAAAGTTCATGCCAAAGAGCGACAGGGCAAAGCAGTTCCTGGAGCTCCTCCAGGGGTGA
- a CDS encoding DUF1699 family protein, with amino-acid sequence MRVEVKAKNNFELLRRLDESLHDGVTEVYVNLRPTKEIVVHILERAPNVRRISCPPSLYPKVSKKVINALLQLGVELVPEGYPRGRPRKYDERTVRQVQELLRKGTPAKEISQHLGIPLRTVYYLANPDTPPHSTPQRK; translated from the coding sequence ATGAGGGTGGAGGTGAAGGCGAAGAACAACTTTGAACTCCTCAGGAGGCTGGATGAGAGCCTCCACGACGGCGTTACTGAGGTCTACGTCAACCTCCGCCCCACCAAGGAGATAGTTGTCCACATTCTGGAGAGAGCTCCCAACGTGAGGAGAATAAGCTGCCCTCCCAGCCTCTACCCCAAGGTGTCAAAGAAGGTCATCAACGCCCTCTTGCAGCTCGGTGTTGAGCTCGTTCCCGAAGGATACCCACGCGGCAGACCCAGGAAATACGACGAGAGAACCGTCAGGCAGGTTCAAGAGCTCCTCAGAAAGGGAACTCCCGCGAAAGAAATAAGCCAACACCTTGGGATTCCCCTCAGGACGGTATACTACCTGGCAAACCCGGATACTCCCCCTCATTCCACTCCCCAGAGGAAGTGA
- a CDS encoding phosphohydrolase: MRTYNPEIEEGALYAALLHDLGHYPFSHTLESLFPRHEENTVWTIKHGTIGDVLREQYSVSEFLKPLKNSVVSGDIDADRMDYLVRDAYYTGAAYGVVDLERVVGNLIFEGERLIIGEKGLIAAQNLLLARAMMYPTVYFHHTAKIAERMLREAVKIEGIPLEEIRLMDEIDLVSRLRGSEKPEVRELMQAIDNRMLYKRAYCSRTELEPGTLGELETGLKEEFGHLALLDYPPKPKYEERNAFVKACDGLKRLSEVSPLVRSLVDMKDVHWRWYVYAKRDVIDAVNRYVSDFL, translated from the coding sequence ATCCGAACCTACAACCCGGAAATCGAGGAAGGAGCCCTCTATGCCGCCTTGCTCCACGACCTTGGGCACTACCCATTTTCCCATACCTTAGAGAGTCTCTTCCCAAGGCACGAGGAAAACACCGTCTGGACAATAAAGCACGGAACCATCGGGGACGTTCTCCGGGAGCAGTACTCGGTTTCAGAGTTCTTGAAGCCCCTTAAAAACTCGGTCGTCAGCGGCGATATAGACGCGGACAGGATGGACTATCTCGTCAGGGACGCGTACTATACAGGGGCGGCTTATGGTGTAGTAGACCTCGAAAGGGTCGTAGGGAACCTTATCTTTGAGGGGGAAAGACTGATAATCGGGGAAAAGGGCCTCATCGCGGCGCAGAACCTACTTCTGGCGAGGGCGATGATGTACCCTACAGTCTACTTCCACCATACTGCAAAGATAGCAGAGAGAATGCTCCGGGAGGCGGTTAAGATAGAGGGGATACCCCTCGAAGAGATTCGTCTGATGGACGAGATAGACCTCGTCTCAAGGCTGAGGGGCAGCGAGAAGCCTGAGGTTAGGGAGCTCATGCAGGCGATAGACAACCGGATGCTCTATAAGCGGGCCTACTGCTCTAGAACAGAACTTGAACCAGGAACTCTCGGAGAGCTTGAAACAGGCCTTAAAGAGGAATTCGGCCACCTTGCGCTCCTGGATTATCCCCCAAAGCCCAAGTACGAGGAGAGGAACGCCTTCGTTAAGGCATGCGATGGCTTGAAAAGACTCAGCGAGGTCTCGCCCCTCGTGAGATCCCTGGTGGATATGAAGGACGTCCACTGGAGATGGTACGTCTACGCGAAAAGGGACGTGATAGATGCCGTCAATAGGTATGTTTCAGATTTTCTTTGA
- a CDS encoding McrC family protein, protein MRDFRIVTLYEFANKPLTELKSLGLQVDEREIIKFAEGINALYGGDSPVFTVTYDPRRDKYYLRTHGSVGFAYYLSDEGVVLVQVLPKPFRYEREDGHSLLFLLQLFNMYYQMGLEPSEIKDIVFEYSRQKALDEIFRYLYVLLLSRALSRGLYYEYGELEESSQTVRGRILLGELARRPPWKADLPIRYSVLLEDNPLNRVLKGALEVAVKSARLSETRKVGGVLLDLFGDVDDPRPGDFGKVSFNHLNERFRTVFRLARVMYSELGTGGSRRFLPGVFIRMDELFETLVYKTLKTALGHDAEVRFQVQLPHVIKNANEIEARFGAFFMMGNPLPDIVVSTGNGTCVVEVKYRNLYVYHKAENRLYRKLVRNSNELYQAYTYSRLVSEYRGSEKVPVILIYPRLEGIYNHWIPDLFSARMEDTFEFFDGTRVGVFGYELSVIGEEILLRRNSVVINEDTAENLRSFILALCSPGEV, encoded by the coding sequence ATGAGGGACTTTAGAATCGTGACCCTCTACGAATTTGCGAACAAACCACTAACCGAGCTGAAGAGCCTCGGACTTCAAGTGGATGAACGAGAGATTATAAAGTTCGCCGAGGGAATAAACGCCCTCTACGGTGGGGACAGTCCCGTCTTTACCGTCACCTACGACCCTCGGAGGGACAAGTACTACCTGAGAACTCACGGAAGCGTTGGGTTCGCATACTATCTCAGCGATGAAGGAGTTGTGCTTGTGCAGGTCCTACCAAAGCCCTTCAGATACGAGCGGGAGGATGGCCACTCCCTTCTGTTCCTCTTGCAGCTTTTCAACATGTACTACCAGATGGGCCTAGAACCAAGCGAAATAAAGGATATAGTGTTTGAATACAGCAGACAAAAGGCCCTAGATGAAATCTTCAGGTACCTGTACGTCCTGTTGCTCTCGCGGGCATTATCTAGGGGGCTTTACTATGAATATGGGGAGCTCGAAGAGAGCTCTCAGACAGTCCGCGGCAGGATCCTGTTGGGTGAACTTGCTCGAAGACCACCCTGGAAGGCGGATCTACCGATCAGGTACTCCGTTCTGCTCGAAGATAACCCCCTCAACAGGGTTCTAAAAGGGGCACTGGAAGTTGCCGTAAAATCGGCTCGCCTAAGTGAGACGAGGAAGGTCGGTGGGGTGCTCCTTGACCTCTTCGGGGATGTTGATGACCCCAGGCCAGGGGATTTTGGAAAGGTATCATTCAACCACCTCAACGAGAGGTTTAGAACAGTCTTTAGGCTTGCAAGAGTAATGTACTCCGAACTAGGCACAGGAGGCTCAAGGAGGTTCCTTCCAGGAGTTTTCATTAGAATGGATGAACTCTTTGAAACCCTCGTCTATAAGACGCTGAAGACGGCCCTGGGTCATGATGCGGAGGTAAGGTTTCAGGTCCAGCTCCCCCATGTTATAAAGAATGCAAACGAAATCGAGGCAAGGTTTGGAGCGTTCTTCATGATGGGTAACCCACTCCCGGATATAGTAGTGAGCACGGGAAACGGCACATGCGTCGTGGAGGTGAAGTATAGAAACCTCTACGTGTATCACAAGGCTGAAAATCGACTCTACAGAAAGCTCGTTAGGAACAGTAATGAACTGTACCAAGCTTACACGTATTCCCGCCTCGTCAGCGAGTACAGGGGTTCTGAAAAGGTTCCGGTTATCCTTATATACCCCCGGCTTGAGGGCATTTACAATCATTGGATTCCGGACCTCTTCAGCGCGCGCATGGAGGACACCTTCGAGTTCTTCGATGGGACAAGGGTGGGAGTCTTTGGATACGAGCTTTCAGTAATAGGAGAGGAGATTCTACTCAGAAGAAACTCCGTCGTTATTAATGAGGACACAGCCGAAAACTTGAGATCCTTCATCCTCGCCCTTTGCTCTCCGGGAGAGGTTTAA
- a CDS encoding DNA topoisomerase IV subunit A — protein MPKRKAIHREKPKERFSYDPSKVLGKLEEYGRHILEEIKSGKNPYFDIPMRGLSNVYFDEKKRVIRMGDKLSRRYFLNVAHARKFMQTLVIMAYVKRLVSESKHASLREAYYANKHTIPGTKENTFEDQSESDPIIEDLERMFGVLREEMHLTADRRGYIYGDIVIKDGEDEFNASKLGSGGWAVPGTVEHIQFPEVNVDYALVVETAAMADRLIEEKFAQKENALIIASQGQASRGVRRLIHRLHYEEGLPIIVFTDGDPYGWYIYSTIKQGSINLAYLSDKLATPEAKFVGMTMDDIKRYGLENVTEKLKGIPPNKKGGPTADYKRIIEEMNYPWFQNKEWQRQLKMALKMGVRIEQQALANKSLEFVARRYLPEKINSGDLLP, from the coding sequence ATGCCTAAACGCAAGGCCATCCACCGCGAAAAACCAAAGGAGAGGTTCTCATACGACCCAAGTAAGGTTCTGGGGAAGCTTGAGGAGTACGGAAGGCACATCCTTGAGGAGATTAAATCCGGAAAGAACCCATACTTCGACATCCCCATGCGCGGACTGAGTAACGTCTACTTCGACGAGAAAAAGCGCGTCATTAGAATGGGTGACAAACTCTCAAGGCGTTACTTCCTCAACGTGGCCCACGCGAGGAAGTTCATGCAGACCCTCGTAATAATGGCCTACGTGAAGAGACTCGTAAGCGAGAGCAAACACGCGAGCCTTCGTGAAGCTTACTACGCCAACAAGCACACGATTCCGGGCACCAAGGAGAACACCTTTGAAGACCAGAGCGAGAGCGACCCCATCATAGAGGACCTGGAGAGGATGTTTGGAGTCCTCCGTGAGGAGATGCACCTGACGGCGGACAGGCGCGGCTACATCTACGGCGACATCGTCATCAAGGACGGAGAGGACGAGTTCAATGCGAGCAAGCTCGGAAGCGGTGGCTGGGCCGTCCCAGGAACGGTTGAGCACATCCAGTTCCCGGAGGTCAACGTTGACTACGCGCTGGTCGTCGAGACCGCGGCTATGGCCGACCGTCTCATAGAGGAAAAGTTCGCCCAGAAGGAGAACGCACTCATAATAGCGTCCCAGGGACAGGCATCCCGTGGTGTTAGAAGGCTTATACACAGGCTCCACTACGAGGAAGGCCTGCCCATCATCGTCTTCACCGATGGTGACCCCTACGGTTGGTACATCTACTCCACGATAAAGCAGGGCTCCATTAATCTAGCATATCTGAGCGACAAGCTGGCGACGCCGGAGGCCAAGTTCGTCGGCATGACGATGGACGACATAAAGCGCTACGGACTGGAGAACGTCACTGAGAAGCTCAAGGGTATCCCGCCGAACAAAAAAGGCGGTCCGACCGCGGACTACAAGAGGATCATCGAGGAGATGAACTACCCCTGGTTCCAGAACAAAGAATGGCAGAGGCAGCTTAAGATGGCCCTCAAGATGGGGGTTAGGATTGAGCAGCAGGCTCTGGCCAACAAGTCCCTTGAGTTCGTCGCGAGGAGATACCTGCCCGAAAAGATAAACAGTGGTGATCTCCTGCCATGA
- a CDS encoding AAA family ATPase yields the protein MGRFEISENAVKKIAERLRDEYGGSNIDYVIEDMKISRNGEYISILIRDDYDSRFLHLFDTKGNSLPGWESGIGIPCQEDVVIFLGAENVAVFMKCGTGEVTIYPFKDKNPKENVMRITFSRLPIYVNLTNMERLVVFGDMNLDFNAPGEVSTVFIPKLQGGYAFFHAIHDTEDEIYILHTFKEPGKNTPVLRLGRITYPPHPYYSTLEFWDGVKTISAHSPAPPTKGAIGDIILIDQEPIGVLGTKLGKELYLLTPKKAKIIPLPGELVFAKFTEKGLFLLIGQFRGYLYGGFVKYDDLFQKSSLKLEEVRDRTVFGRYNPEAVDPKFSGISRNGEILILGKSSGKISASGRFYYYVRPDSNYLYSFVSAQTVSEEGEVTYSQLTQLDETLKRFKGIILYGPPGTGKTKLALDLSKDADRVEIVTFHQSYSYEDFVEGFRPVEKGGNLLYIVEDGILKRLAVEAIFHSLHPNARESDYKTKKAAVLEYLRTEKGSFKPRGKFYLIIDEINRGNISRILGEVITLLDPDKRLGMEYKTKITLPYSREPFALPPNLYIIGTMNSTDRSIAFLDMALRRRFAFLEILPRPEELGDIEVGNVNLQHLLSTLNRVIEEERGKDYTIGHGYFREVAKARPEERAKALKDIFYYKILPLLQEYFYGNWEAIRRSLPGFGFIDEKGRIIEMDDDEFIEALRKLVTEK from the coding sequence ATGGGCAGGTTTGAAATCTCCGAAAATGCAGTGAAAAAAATAGCTGAAAGGCTCAGGGACGAATACGGAGGAAGCAATATTGATTACGTCATTGAGGATATGAAAATTTCAAGGAATGGGGAGTACATCTCGATACTGATAAGGGATGACTATGACTCCCGGTTTCTCCACCTCTTTGACACGAAGGGAAATTCCCTTCCTGGGTGGGAGAGCGGAATCGGGATTCCCTGCCAAGAGGACGTTGTCATCTTTCTAGGCGCTGAAAACGTCGCCGTGTTTATGAAGTGCGGAACAGGAGAAGTAACCATTTATCCATTTAAGGACAAAAACCCAAAAGAAAACGTCATGAGGATAACTTTCTCAAGGCTCCCCATATATGTGAACCTGACGAACATGGAAAGGCTCGTTGTATTCGGGGACATGAACCTTGACTTCAACGCTCCCGGGGAGGTAAGCACCGTTTTTATTCCAAAGCTCCAGGGGGGCTATGCCTTTTTCCACGCCATCCACGACACCGAGGACGAGATTTACATCCTCCACACGTTCAAAGAACCAGGGAAAAATACCCCAGTTTTGAGACTTGGGAGGATTACTTACCCTCCGCATCCATACTATTCCACCCTCGAATTCTGGGACGGCGTGAAGACAATATCAGCCCACTCCCCAGCACCCCCAACAAAGGGGGCGATAGGGGACATAATATTAATTGATCAGGAACCAATAGGCGTCCTTGGGACGAAGCTTGGAAAGGAGCTGTACCTCCTCACCCCAAAGAAAGCGAAGATAATCCCACTCCCAGGTGAGCTTGTGTTCGCAAAGTTCACCGAGAAGGGCCTCTTTTTACTCATTGGCCAATTCAGAGGGTACTTATACGGAGGTTTCGTTAAGTATGACGACCTCTTCCAGAAGAGTTCCCTCAAACTGGAAGAGGTTAGGGACAGGACTGTTTTTGGAAGATACAACCCAGAGGCCGTCGATCCCAAGTTCTCAGGAATCTCAAGGAACGGTGAAATTCTCATCTTGGGTAAGTCCTCAGGAAAAATAAGCGCCAGCGGCAGGTTCTACTACTACGTCCGCCCGGATTCAAACTACCTGTACTCTTTTGTATCTGCACAGACGGTTTCTGAGGAGGGGGAAGTTACGTATAGCCAGCTCACCCAGCTTGATGAAACGCTCAAAAGATTCAAAGGGATCATCCTCTACGGCCCGCCGGGAACTGGGAAGACAAAACTGGCCCTTGACCTTTCAAAGGATGCCGACAGGGTGGAAATCGTCACATTCCACCAATCTTATAGCTACGAGGACTTTGTTGAGGGTTTCAGGCCAGTGGAAAAGGGTGGCAACCTGCTTTACATTGTTGAGGATGGCATTCTGAAGAGACTTGCGGTTGAGGCAATTTTCCACAGCCTCCATCCCAATGCCAGAGAGAGTGACTACAAGACGAAAAAAGCGGCCGTCCTTGAGTACCTTAGAACTGAAAAAGGAAGCTTCAAACCACGCGGAAAATTCTACCTCATAATAGACGAGATAAACCGGGGGAACATTTCGAGAATCCTCGGCGAGGTCATAACCCTGCTCGACCCCGACAAGAGGCTGGGTATGGAATACAAAACGAAAATAACTCTGCCATACTCAAGGGAGCCTTTTGCACTGCCGCCCAACCTCTATATAATCGGCACTATGAACTCAACCGACAGGAGCATTGCCTTTCTTGACATGGCACTCAGGAGGCGCTTCGCGTTCCTTGAAATTCTGCCCCGCCCGGAGGAGCTCGGGGACATTGAAGTTGGCAACGTAAACCTCCAGCACCTTCTGTCAACCCTTAACAGGGTGATCGAAGAGGAACGCGGAAAGGACTACACGATAGGACATGGCTACTTCCGAGAGGTTGCAAAGGCAAGGCCAGAGGAGAGAGCCAAGGCACTCAAGGATATCTTCTACTACAAGATACTTCCCCTGCTCCAGGAATACTTCTACGGGAACTGGGAGGCAATAAGGCGCTCCCTGCCGGGGTTCGGATTCATAGACGAGAAAGGAAGGATAATCGAGATGGACGACGACGAGTTCATCGAGGCCCTGCGCAAGCTGGTGACTGAGAAATGA
- a CDS encoding GTP cyclohydrolase IV — translation MSVETQEETPRIKEPLRRVGITNLRTVAKINWKGKVYTFIPLIEVTIDVPAEKKGIHMSRLIESVTEAMSEAVEEEVLETHTSLEELGKCVIGRLEGKHPHRRAEVWIKTHLIIPRKTPASGKTSYEPYDVEVGVIKKEDGSFEKVLRVKVVGNTVCPHAMANNNGKTHIQRAVGELEIRAPFEEEITLEDMIDVVESSFSHPTYTLLKTVDENAVVQGMFANPKFVEDVAREIFAKAKERFNGKIHVRVVSNESIHKHDVIAETWN, via the coding sequence ATGTCAGTCGAGACACAGGAAGAAACTCCCAGGATAAAAGAACCATTGAGAAGGGTCGGAATAACCAACCTCAGAACGGTGGCAAAGATAAACTGGAAAGGAAAGGTTTACACGTTCATTCCGCTCATCGAAGTCACCATAGACGTTCCAGCCGAGAAGAAAGGAATCCACATGAGCAGGCTCATCGAGAGCGTGACCGAAGCAATGAGCGAAGCCGTGGAGGAGGAAGTATTGGAAACCCATACCTCCCTCGAAGAGCTCGGAAAATGCGTTATAGGAAGGCTCGAAGGAAAGCACCCCCACAGGCGCGCAGAAGTCTGGATAAAGACGCACCTGATAATCCCAAGGAAGACCCCAGCCAGCGGGAAGACGAGCTACGAGCCATACGATGTCGAGGTCGGGGTCATCAAGAAAGAGGACGGCTCCTTTGAGAAGGTTCTCCGCGTTAAGGTGGTCGGAAACACTGTCTGCCCCCACGCGATGGCCAACAACAACGGAAAGACCCACATACAGCGCGCAGTTGGAGAATTGGAGATTAGAGCACCGTTCGAAGAGGAGATAACGCTTGAGGACATGATAGACGTCGTGGAGAGTTCATTTAGCCACCCCACCTACACGCTCCTCAAGACCGTTGACGAGAACGCCGTCGTGCAGGGAATGTTCGCCAACCCCAAGTTCGTCGAGGACGTTGCCAGGGAAATATTCGCCAAGGCGAAGGAGAGGTTCAACGGCAAAATCCACGTGCGGGTCGTCAGCAACGAGAGCATCCACAAGCACGACGTTATTGCCGAGACGTGGAACTGA